One segment of Clostridium ljungdahlii DSM 13528 DNA contains the following:
- a CDS encoding 4Fe-4S dicluster domain-containing protein, whose protein sequence is MKLNSFVIADAHKCIGCKACELACAASHSDNDGKTVGTVETPIMPRLFLVKTAEVTVPIQCRQCEDAPCANVCPVRAISQLDNKIVVDTEACIGCKTCIMACPFGAMDLVPKYKDGQLVTQNVLMSETDNGLVKKEVIVAHKCDLCIDQPDGPACVRACPEKALELIVPKQVKKKRNIEAVDNLWDAVKGVFD, encoded by the coding sequence ATGAAACTTAACTCTTTTGTAATAGCTGATGCCCATAAATGTATAGGGTGTAAAGCTTGCGAACTTGCCTGTGCTGCTTCACATTCTGATAATGACGGGAAGACAGTGGGAACAGTAGAAACTCCAATTATGCCGCGGCTTTTTCTTGTTAAAACAGCTGAAGTAACTGTGCCTATTCAATGTCGACAGTGTGAAGATGCTCCTTGTGCCAATGTTTGTCCGGTAAGGGCTATTAGTCAGCTTGACAATAAGATTGTGGTTGATACCGAAGCTTGTATAGGATGTAAAACTTGTATAATGGCTTGTCCGTTTGGTGCAATGGATCTTGTACCTAAGTATAAAGATGGTCAACTAGTTACTCAGAATGTGCTTATGTCTGAAACGGATAATGGTTTAGTAAAAAAAGAAGTAATTGTGGCACATAAATGTGATTTGTGTATTGATCAGCCTGATGGTCCAGCTTGTGTTAGGGCATGTCCAGAGAAAGCGTTGGAACTTATTGTACCAAAACAAGTAAAAAAGAAACGAAATATAGAGGCAGTTGATAATCTTTGGGATGCAGTAAAAGGTGTTTTTGATTAG
- a CDS encoding [FeFe] hydrogenase, group A, protein MTVKSEGIVKIDKELCTGCRRCADICPVDAIEGEKGQPQTINTERCVLCGQCVQICSAYASAFDEDITPHKEKIKERNMLPSVKEPLFASYYRGDAPAVKEALANSKLFTMVQCAPAVRVAIAEEFGMPLGSLTPGKMAAALRELGFDRIYDTNFAADLTIMEEVSELIKRVTEGGVLPMFTSCCPAWVKFIEQDYPELIPHLSSCKSPQQMEGALLKTYGAQVDGVDAGKIYSVSVMPCICKKFECERPEMKDSGYQDVDAVITTRELAQLIKDAGIDFNGLPEKEFDKPLGTYSGAGTIFCATGGVMEAALRTAYKLITKEEIPDVDLKFIRGGEGVRSSEIKVGDLTLKVAVVAGLKNVVPVLEAIKTGKADFHFIEVMTCPVGCVSGGGQPKVLIPDEKADAYTNRTCSTYVHDENMEYRKSHDNPEIQKIYKEFLVEDNIHHLLHTTYTPRR, encoded by the coding sequence TTGACAGTTAAAAGTGAAGGTATTGTCAAAATTGATAAAGAGTTGTGTACAGGATGTAGACGATGTGCAGATATTTGTCCTGTAGATGCTATAGAAGGTGAGAAGGGACAACCTCAAACAATTAATACTGAACGCTGTGTTTTGTGTGGTCAGTGTGTACAAATTTGCAGTGCTTATGCATCTGCATTTGATGAAGATATTACTCCTCATAAGGAAAAGATAAAAGAGCGTAATATGCTTCCATCTGTTAAAGAGCCCTTATTTGCATCCTACTATAGAGGAGACGCTCCAGCAGTAAAAGAGGCCTTAGCAAATTCTAAACTTTTTACTATGGTTCAATGCGCACCAGCAGTACGTGTGGCTATTGCCGAAGAATTTGGTATGCCACTTGGAAGTTTAACACCAGGGAAAATGGCAGCTGCGCTAAGAGAGTTAGGTTTTGATCGAATTTATGATACTAATTTTGCTGCTGATCTAACTATTATGGAGGAAGTCAGTGAACTTATTAAAAGGGTTACTGAAGGTGGAGTACTGCCAATGTTCACTTCATGTTGTCCTGCTTGGGTAAAATTTATTGAGCAGGATTATCCGGAACTTATTCCACATCTGTCTTCTTGTAAATCTCCGCAACAAATGGAAGGTGCTCTGCTTAAAACATATGGTGCACAGGTTGATGGTGTAGATGCTGGCAAGATTTATAGTGTTTCAGTTATGCCTTGTATTTGCAAAAAATTTGAATGTGAACGTCCTGAAATGAAAGACAGTGGATATCAGGATGTAGATGCTGTAATTACCACACGGGAACTTGCACAATTAATAAAAGATGCTGGCATTGATTTTAATGGTTTACCTGAAAAAGAATTTGACAAGCCACTTGGAACTTATTCTGGTGCAGGCACTATTTTCTGTGCTACTGGTGGTGTTATGGAAGCTGCCCTGCGTACGGCATATAAATTGATTACTAAAGAAGAGATTCCAGATGTCGATCTCAAATTCATAAGAGGCGGCGAAGGCGTAAGAAGTTCAGAAATTAAAGTAGGAGATTTGACACTAAAAGTAGCAGTAGTTGCTGGTCTGAAAAATGTTGTACCAGTTTTGGAAGCAATTAAAACTGGGAAAGCAGATTTCCATTTCATTGAAGTGATGACCTGTCCAGTTGGATGTGTTAGCGGGGGCGGACAACCTAAGGTATTGATACCTGATGAAAAAGCTGATGCGTATACTAATCGTACATGCAGTACGTATGTACATGATGAAAATATGGAATATAGAAAATCACATGATAATCCTGAAATACAGAAAATTTATAAAGAATTCTTGGTAGAAGATAATATTCATCATTTGCTTCATACTACGTATACGCCAAGGAGGTAA
- a CDS encoding DUF4342 domain-containing protein yields MTISIEQIDSLRKRANVSYKEAKEALEKCNGDLLEALLYLEEQNKIKPEHESIKGSPFIKKIKNIILKANKVRFVISKDDKTILNLPSTLAVLLCIFAFPVAIAVVVIALITSCKIRFHKESGEECSINSKIDKVTEAMNNAKYKITEEIKNA; encoded by the coding sequence ATGACAATTTCAATTGAACAAATTGATTCATTAAGAAAAAGAGCAAATGTAAGCTATAAGGAGGCCAAAGAGGCACTTGAAAAATGTAATGGTGATTTGCTGGAAGCACTTTTGTATTTAGAGGAACAGAATAAAATCAAACCGGAGCATGAAAGCATAAAGGGATCACCTTTTATTAAAAAAATTAAAAATATTATTTTAAAGGCTAACAAGGTAAGATTTGTAATATCTAAAGATGATAAAACAATTTTAAATTTGCCTTCTACTCTGGCAGTTTTACTTTGTATATTTGCATTTCCTGTTGCAATAGCTGTTGTAGTAATTGCTTTAATTACAAGTTGTAAGATAAGATTTCATAAAGAAAGTGGAGAAGAATGCAGTATTAATAGTAAAATAGATAAAGTTACTGAAGCTATGAACAATGCCAAATATAAAATAACAGAAGAGATTAAGAATGCATAA
- a CDS encoding response regulator transcription factor, whose product MAGEKILIVEDEVKIARFVELELQHEGYIVDKAVDGRDGLEKALNENFDLIILDVMLPSLNGMEVLRRLRQNSEVPVIMLTAKDEIMDKVMGLDIGADDYITKPFAIEELLARIRVTFKHKRVTPDKSGIIEIGKLKLNVSKYLTTYDDEVVELTKTEFDLLKYLMVNKNIVLSRENILEKVWGYDYTGDTNVVDVYIRYLRSKIDDRFNHKFIYTVRGVGYQLKDE is encoded by the coding sequence ATGGCTGGTGAAAAAATTCTTATTGTAGAAGATGAAGTGAAAATTGCAAGGTTTGTTGAGTTGGAACTTCAACATGAAGGATATATTGTAGATAAAGCTGTAGATGGAAGAGATGGACTGGAAAAAGCTTTAAATGAAAACTTTGATCTTATAATACTTGATGTAATGCTTCCTTCATTAAATGGAATGGAAGTACTAAGGAGGTTAAGGCAGAACTCTGAAGTTCCTGTCATCATGCTTACTGCAAAAGATGAAATAATGGATAAAGTAATGGGACTTGATATTGGTGCAGATGATTACATTACAAAACCATTTGCTATAGAAGAACTTCTTGCACGTATTCGTGTTACATTTAAGCATAAAAGGGTTACACCAGATAAATCTGGTATTATAGAAATAGGTAAATTGAAACTTAATGTGAGTAAATATCTTACTACATATGATGATGAAGTAGTAGAACTGACAAAAACAGAATTTGATCTATTAAAATATTTAATGGTAAACAAAAATATAGTACTTTCAAGGGAAAACATTCTTGAAAAAGTATGGGGATATGATTATACAGGGGATACTAATGTAGTAGACGTCTATATTCGTTATTTGAGAAGTAAAATAGATGATAGATTTAATCACAAATTTATTTATACCGTTCGAGGAGTGGGGTATCAATTAAAGGATGAGTAA
- a CDS encoding sensor histidine kinase, producing the protein MSKIKLIFRIIVKIIKILFLLLERALKILPKYLSRAVESIENKLRFSISFKITVTYVFTFVIIFFFITLGIIGSFNYYMQNSRKDNYIVVLLEILAVWNIIGLIIIIIIGSKASKKFLSPVYTMADTVKKISINALDKRLDIKGSKNELKDLAKTFNDMMDRIQSSIEKQNQFVSDASHELRTPISVIQGYANMLDRWGKDDKDVLEESIDAIKSESKSMKDLIEKLLFLARGDKNTQKVEKENFMMNELIDEIVKETKLIDDVHKIENEHNDEFSINADKKLIKEAIRIFIDNSIKYTEKGEGIKIDSYKREKEAIITIADNGTGISKEDLPHIFDRFYRADKSRTKSSGGTGLGLSISKWIIDKHNGKIHVWSEINIGTIVKITLPI; encoded by the coding sequence ATGAGTAAGATTAAGCTTATATTTAGAATAATAGTTAAAATTATAAAGATTTTGTTTTTACTATTAGAGCGTGCTTTGAAGATTTTACCTAAATATTTAAGCAGGGCAGTTGAAAGTATAGAAAACAAACTTAGATTTTCCATTAGCTTTAAGATAACAGTAACCTATGTATTCACCTTTGTGATAATTTTTTTCTTCATTACTTTAGGTATAATTGGAAGCTTTAACTACTATATGCAAAATAGTAGAAAGGATAATTATATAGTAGTTCTTTTAGAAATTTTAGCAGTATGGAATATTATAGGATTAATTATAATCATAATAATTGGTTCAAAGGCCAGTAAAAAATTTTTATCTCCTGTGTATACTATGGCAGATACAGTGAAAAAGATATCAATTAACGCCCTGGATAAAAGACTTGATATTAAGGGATCAAAAAATGAACTTAAGGATTTAGCAAAAACTTTTAATGATATGATGGACAGAATTCAAAGTTCTATAGAGAAACAAAATCAATTTGTTTCTGACGCATCACATGAACTGAGAACACCTATTTCAGTAATCCAAGGATATGCTAATATGTTAGACCGCTGGGGAAAAGATGATAAAGATGTACTTGAAGAATCCATTGATGCTATAAAAAGTGAATCTAAAAGCATGAAAGACTTGATAGAGAAACTTTTATTTCTTGCAAGAGGAGATAAAAATACTCAAAAAGTTGAGAAAGAAAATTTCATGATGAATGAGCTGATAGATGAAATAGTAAAAGAGACAAAATTAATTGATGATGTCCATAAAATAGAAAATGAGCATAATGATGAATTTAGCATCAATGCTGACAAAAAGCTCATAAAGGAAGCTATAAGAATTTTCATAGACAACAGTATCAAATATACCGAGAAAGGTGAAGGCATAAAAATTGATTCTTATAAAAGAGAAAAGGAAGCTATAATAACCATTGCAGATAATGGTACAGGAATTTCAAAGGAAGACTTGCCTCATATATTTGATAGATTTTATAGAGCTGATAAATCTAGAACTAAAAGTAGTGGAGGTACAGGCTTAGGTCTTTCAATTTCAAAGTGGATAATAGATAAACATAATGGCAAAATTCATGTTTGGAGTGAAATAAACATAGGTACTATAGTAAAAATCACTTTGCCAATATAA
- a CDS encoding cell division protein FtsA, with the protein MEITNFNPQDVIFALDIGTRTVIGTAGIVKDKKFNIVSEHCVEHEERAMIDGQIHDVGLVANAVNAIKKKIEEDLNMKLENAAIAAAGRFLRTVSVKEDMNIDYDKEIDRDTIRSLELTAVKSAEKQVTKNTKGRLYCVGYSVKSYYLNGYLISNLLAHKGENISVEAIATFLPRSVVDSLYSVMEKVGLQVVSLTLEPIAAMEAAVPQNLRLLNLALVDVGAGTSDIAISSKDTISAYGMVSQAGDEVTEVIAQNYLVDFNTAEKIKKQCNENETIKYTDVLGIESKISSEEVIKLINPVVNKIADEIGNKIVELNGDKPPNAIFLVGGGAHTPELKEFLAKKLNMPLQRIAIKGREAVTDCVCLDNSLGSTGVTVLGIALISIRRLGHGFIDVMLNGNVISLFNSHGHTVMDVMLQAGINPKSLIGKNGKNIRFTVNGIKRVAFGTLASNTKITVNGIEKSMDEEIKEGDDIEIKYAINGKNAVPKVIDYIQKSYSVSFFINDLIENLEPAAYINGNRVKLDSTINEGDNVNIILPETISDYEKYFSTDSGEEFVYYLDGNKLDKKYIINEGDRIYRITKVEDGKEKNSKEERQENLSSEEVALETAPKEEDIRKDKEDELHKSTLDEKSKDTNEITVVANGKTVVLTGKKDYIFVDIFNHIEFDLTKIKGKLYLHLNGNNAGYYDKLSEGDIIELGWE; encoded by the coding sequence ATGGAGATTACTAACTTTAATCCGCAGGATGTAATATTTGCACTAGATATAGGTACAAGAACCGTAATAGGTACTGCTGGAATAGTGAAGGATAAAAAATTTAATATAGTATCAGAACATTGCGTGGAGCATGAGGAAAGAGCAATGATTGATGGGCAGATACATGATGTAGGTCTTGTGGCAAATGCAGTAAATGCTATAAAGAAAAAAATAGAAGAAGACCTAAACATGAAATTGGAAAATGCAGCAATAGCAGCAGCAGGAAGATTTTTAAGAACTGTATCTGTAAAAGAGGATATGAACATTGATTATGATAAGGAAATAGATAGGGATACCATAAGGAGTCTTGAGTTAACTGCGGTGAAGTCTGCGGAAAAGCAGGTAACTAAAAATACAAAGGGAAGATTGTATTGTGTAGGGTATAGTGTGAAAAGCTATTATCTAAATGGTTATCTTATAAGTAATCTATTGGCACATAAAGGAGAAAATATATCGGTAGAAGCTATAGCAACCTTTCTTCCAAGGTCTGTAGTAGACAGTTTGTATTCTGTTATGGAAAAAGTAGGCCTTCAGGTAGTAAGCTTGACTTTAGAGCCTATTGCAGCTATGGAAGCTGCAGTCCCACAAAATCTAAGGCTCTTAAATTTAGCACTAGTTGATGTAGGAGCAGGAACTTCGGATATAGCAATAAGTAGTAAGGATACTATAAGTGCTTATGGTATGGTATCCCAGGCAGGGGATGAAGTTACCGAAGTTATAGCACAAAATTATTTAGTCGATTTTAACACTGCAGAAAAGATAAAAAAACAGTGTAATGAAAATGAAACTATAAAGTATACAGATGTTTTAGGCATAGAAAGTAAAATATCCTCTGAAGAAGTTATAAAGCTCATAAATCCTGTTGTTAATAAGATAGCAGATGAAATTGGAAATAAAATAGTTGAGTTAAATGGAGATAAACCGCCTAATGCAATTTTTCTTGTGGGTGGAGGAGCTCATACTCCGGAACTGAAGGAATTCTTAGCTAAAAAGTTGAACATGCCTCTCCAAAGAATTGCCATAAAGGGAAGAGAAGCGGTTACGGATTGTGTATGTCTTGACAATTCTCTTGGAAGTACAGGGGTTACTGTTTTAGGTATTGCACTTATTTCCATAAGAAGACTAGGACATGGATTTATTGATGTAATGTTAAATGGAAATGTAATAAGTCTTTTTAATTCTCATGGACATACTGTAATGGATGTAATGCTGCAAGCAGGAATAAATCCTAAATCATTAATAGGCAAAAACGGTAAAAATATAAGATTTACAGTAAATGGTATAAAAAGAGTAGCTTTTGGTACTTTAGCTTCCAATACCAAAATAACTGTAAATGGAATTGAAAAAAGCATGGATGAGGAAATTAAAGAGGGAGACGACATAGAAATAAAGTATGCAATTAATGGAAAAAATGCTGTACCTAAAGTAATAGACTACATACAAAAATCCTATTCTGTGAGCTTTTTTATAAATGATTTAATAGAAAATTTAGAACCTGCAGCATATATAAATGGAAATAGAGTAAAATTGGATAGTACCATAAATGAAGGAGATAATGTAAATATAATCTTACCAGAAACCATTTCTGACTATGAAAAATATTTTTCGACTGACAGTGGAGAGGAATTTGTATATTATTTAGATGGAAACAAATTAGACAAAAAATATATTATAAATGAAGGGGACAGAATTTATAGAATAACTAAAGTAGAAGATGGAAAAGAAAAGAATTCTAAAGAAGAAAGACAGGAAAATTTAAGTTCAGAAGAAGTGGCTTTGGAAACGGCGCCAAAGGAAGAAGATATAAGAAAAGATAAAGAGGATGAATTACACAAATCTACTTTGGATGAAAAAAGTAAGGATACAAATGAAATAACTGTAGTTGCAAATGGAAAAACTGTAGTACTTACGGGGAAAAAGGATTATATATTTGTGGACATATTTAATCACATAGAATTTGATCTAACAAAAATTAAAGGAAAGCTGTATTTGCATTTAAATGGAAACAATGCAGGTTATTATGATAAGTTGTCTGAAGGAGACATAATAGAATTAGGGTGGGAATAA
- a CDS encoding M20 metallopeptidase family protein: MQRNFLKMAESMKQELIETRRDFHRHPELGYDLERTSGKVKQFLNKWGIEHKDTARTGICAIIRGKGTKTIGIRADMDALPLEDKKVCDYSSEVKGKMHACGHDAHTTILLGAAKILNSIKDELRGNVKLFFEPAEETTGGAKLMIEDGVLEDPKVDRVIGLHVEENIEVGNIGLKLGVVNAASNPFDIKIKGVGSHGARPHMGIDPVVIASHVVIALQEIVSRELPPTDAGVITIGSIHGGTAQNIIPDEVTISGIIRTMKTEHREYVKKRLCEITNGVVNSFRGKCEIDIQESYPCLYNDNRAAQDILNAAYDVIGKDKVKILEKPSMGVESFAYFSMERPSAFYYLGCRNEEKQIIHPAHGNLFDVDEDCLPIGVAIQCKAAYDFLR; this comes from the coding sequence ATGCAGAGAAACTTTTTGAAAATGGCAGAATCTATGAAACAAGAATTGATTGAAACGAGAAGGGATTTTCATAGGCATCCAGAACTTGGATATGATTTAGAAAGAACTTCTGGCAAAGTAAAACAATTTTTAAATAAATGGGGCATAGAGCATAAGGACACGGCCCGTACAGGAATATGTGCAATAATAAGAGGAAAAGGTACTAAAACTATAGGAATAAGAGCTGATATGGATGCACTTCCTTTAGAAGATAAAAAAGTTTGTGACTATTCTTCAGAGGTTAAGGGAAAAATGCATGCCTGTGGCCATGACGCACACACAACTATACTTCTTGGAGCTGCTAAAATCCTAAACTCTATAAAAGATGAATTAAGGGGAAATGTAAAATTGTTTTTTGAACCTGCAGAAGAAACTACAGGTGGAGCTAAGTTGATGATAGAAGATGGAGTACTTGAAGATCCAAAGGTTGATAGAGTAATAGGACTCCATGTAGAGGAAAATATAGAAGTGGGGAATATAGGACTTAAACTTGGAGTAGTGAATGCGGCTTCTAATCCTTTTGACATAAAAATTAAAGGAGTTGGATCTCATGGAGCAAGACCTCATATGGGAATTGATCCCGTTGTAATAGCAAGCCATGTAGTAATAGCACTTCAGGAAATTGTAAGTAGGGAACTTCCTCCTACAGATGCAGGAGTAATAACTATAGGATCAATTCATGGAGGTACGGCCCAAAATATAATACCAGATGAAGTCACAATATCAGGTATTATAAGAACTATGAAGACAGAGCATAGGGAATACGTAAAGAAAAGGCTTTGTGAAATAACAAATGGAGTAGTTAATTCTTTTAGGGGAAAATGTGAAATAGACATACAGGAGAGTTATCCTTGCCTTTATAATGACAATAGGGCAGCACAGGATATTTTAAATGCAGCATATGATGTTATAGGTAAAGATAAAGTAAAGATACTTGAGAAGCCAAGCATGGGCGTAGAAAGTTTTGCTTATTTTTCTATGGAAAGACCTTCTGCCTTTTATTATTTAGGATGCAGAAATGAAGAAAAACAAATAATACATCCTGCCCATGGAAATTTATTTGACGTAGATGAAGATTGTCTTCCTATCGGAGTTGCCATACAGTGCAAGGCAGCTTATGATTTTTTAAGATAG
- a CDS encoding RluA family pseudouridine synthase, with product MKLEIGKNEAGQRLDKFSRKWLRDVPLSGIYRAIRKGDIKVNGKKAKEKYFLLEGDIVNAEYITSKETKSKFERIDNAFLKIIYEDKNMLLVEKWPGVLVHSDKNSKDATLTDYVLSHLYDRGEFNPEEEVTFTPSPCNRLDRNTSGIVIYGKNYESLKLLNEMIRERSIKKYYIALVIGKIKDGVYEGYIKKDRTNNKSSVSNTPEKDSKKISMRVKNVNTCGIYSLIQLELITGRSHQLRAHLAYLGNAIVGDSKYGVSNINSFFYNKYGLDYQYLYAYKLNFRSCPEELNYMENKTITEGLPPILKKIKKDIFNKF from the coding sequence ATGAAATTGGAGATAGGAAAGAACGAAGCTGGTCAAAGATTAGATAAATTTTCAAGAAAATGGCTTCGGGATGTGCCACTTAGTGGTATATATAGAGCTATAAGAAAAGGTGATATTAAAGTAAATGGAAAAAAGGCTAAAGAAAAATATTTCCTTTTGGAAGGAGATATAGTAAATGCAGAATACATAACTTCTAAGGAAACGAAATCTAAATTTGAAAGAATAGACAACGCTTTCTTAAAGATAATTTATGAAGACAAAAATATGCTTTTGGTAGAAAAATGGCCTGGGGTTTTGGTGCATTCAGATAAAAATTCCAAGGATGCTACTTTAACTGATTATGTACTTTCACATTTGTATGATAGGGGAGAGTTTAATCCAGAAGAAGAGGTTACTTTTACTCCATCACCTTGTAATAGATTAGACAGGAATACTTCTGGTATAGTTATTTATGGAAAAAATTATGAATCATTGAAGTTATTGAATGAGATGATAAGGGAAAGAAGCATAAAGAAGTATTATATAGCTCTTGTAATTGGAAAAATAAAAGATGGAGTTTATGAAGGTTACATAAAAAAAGATAGAACAAATAACAAATCCAGTGTAAGCAATACACCGGAAAAAGATTCAAAAAAGATATCTATGAGAGTAAAAAATGTTAACACCTGCGGCATATATTCACTGATACAACTTGAGCTAATTACGGGTAGAAGTCATCAGTTGAGGGCTCACCTAGCATATTTAGGAAATGCAATAGTAGGAGACAGTAAATATGGTGTTTCAAATATAAATAGTTTTTTCTATAATAAATATGGTTTGGATTATCAATACTTATATGCATATAAGTTAAACTTTAGGAGCTGTCCTGAAGAACTTAATTATATGGAAAACAAGACCATAACAGAGGGACTTCCACCTATATTAAAGAAGATAAAAAAGGATATATTTAATAAATTCTAA
- a CDS encoding putative polysaccharide biosynthesis protein: MKEQSTTKGFAILSMAGMAVKILSVIYIPLMMKIIGEEGYGLYGASYQVYAFVFVLTNAGIPVAISKLISELNAVGNYRDAVRGFKIARFILVILGIVMASFLIIFSGPLASITKYNKAYLSLLTLAPAIFFTSIASAYRGYFQGRANMTPTAVSQVIEQIVNTIFALVFAAYLMRYGVEVGCTGGPIGTSFGALASATFLIYCYEKNKKIKLPQNYVEVSRTRLTTSQLVKKIIKYGVPITLCVGMTYAGSIVDLTNTKTRLMVGGISDTNATILYGYLNKYQQLLNVPIAIISSLSAAILPAISAAFAVKDRKRVKDKINYSFRLCFLIAIPCAVGFSVLSGHIYELLKFGKAYYIMECGSIVLVLMSIMQIQTTILQSVGKLFTATFYSVIGIVVKICINYVLIAIPNINILGAIVGSIVGFVIPIILNHIIIRKSLNAKVSLIRHAVKPAIASVMMGIVVFASSFAMDFIFGFIKIAYIPNAISTIVSVLVGIITYVFTMALIGGIRKRDMELLPGTVRKLIPGFILRKVK, encoded by the coding sequence ATGAAAGAGCAGTCAACAACTAAAGGTTTTGCCATACTTTCTATGGCAGGGATGGCCGTAAAAATATTATCTGTTATATATATACCACTTATGATGAAAATAATAGGTGAAGAGGGTTATGGATTGTATGGTGCATCTTATCAGGTATATGCCTTTGTTTTCGTACTTACGAATGCAGGTATACCTGTAGCTATATCAAAGCTTATATCTGAATTGAATGCAGTAGGTAATTATAGAGATGCAGTAAGGGGATTTAAAATAGCTAGATTTATTCTGGTCATTTTGGGAATAGTAATGGCATCTTTTCTAATTATATTTTCAGGGCCTTTAGCTAGTATAACAAAATATAACAAGGCGTATTTATCGCTTTTAACTTTGGCACCAGCTATATTTTTCACTTCCATTGCTTCTGCCTATAGGGGATATTTTCAAGGAAGGGCAAACATGACACCTACAGCAGTATCACAGGTTATAGAACAAATAGTAAATACCATATTTGCACTTGTATTTGCAGCCTATTTAATGAGATATGGAGTAGAAGTAGGTTGTACTGGAGGACCTATTGGAACTTCTTTTGGAGCTCTCGCTTCTGCTACATTTTTGATATACTGTTATGAAAAAAATAAAAAAATAAAGCTTCCTCAAAATTATGTGGAAGTAAGTAGGACAAGACTCACCACATCACAGCTTGTGAAAAAAATTATAAAATATGGAGTTCCTATAACTTTATGTGTAGGAATGACCTATGCTGGAAGTATAGTGGATTTAACCAATACTAAAACAAGGCTTATGGTTGGAGGAATAAGTGATACCAATGCTACTATACTTTATGGATATTTAAACAAATATCAGCAGCTTTTGAATGTTCCTATTGCTATAATATCTTCGCTTTCCGCAGCAATACTTCCAGCAATATCAGCAGCTTTTGCAGTTAAGGATAGAAAAAGGGTAAAAGATAAGATAAACTACTCTTTCAGACTTTGTTTCTTAATTGCGATACCTTGTGCAGTTGGATTTTCTGTTTTAAGTGGCCATATATACGAGCTTTTAAAGTTTGGAAAAGCATATTATATTATGGAATGTGGTTCTATAGTGCTTGTACTTATGTCAATAATGCAAATACAAACAACCATTTTGCAAAGTGTTGGAAAGCTGTTTACTGCTACATTTTATTCTGTAATAGGTATAGTAGTCAAAATATGTATAAATTATGTTCTTATTGCAATCCCTAATATAAATATATTAGGGGCAATAGTAGGAAGTATAGTGGGATTTGTCATACCTATAATATTAAACCATATAATTATTAGGAAATCTTTAAATGCAAAAGTTAGTCTTATAAGACATGCTGTTAAACCAGCAATTGCTTCTGTAATGATGGGAATAGTTGTATTCGCTTCTTCGTTTGCCATGGATTTTATATTTGGATTTATAAAGATTGCGTATATCCCAAATGCTATTTCTACAATAGTATCTGTTTTAGTAGGAATAATTACATATGTTTTTACTATGGCACTAATTGGCGGCATAAGAAAAAGGGATATGGAATTGCTGCCTGGTACAGTACGAAAATTAATACCAGGCTTTATATTGAGAAAAGTAAAATAA